In Schistocerca cancellata isolate TAMUIC-IGC-003103 chromosome 7, iqSchCanc2.1, whole genome shotgun sequence, a genomic segment contains:
- the LOC126092729 gene encoding uncharacterized protein LOC126092729, whose amino-acid sequence MDEIDTELLITLVEVRPVLWDKTLDAYRDRIATKNAWREVCVALKQDFDEMEDKDKNAFGIEVIRRWTNLRDSFVKSNIKIQAAKKSGSAAKKKKKYVYSDQLQFLKKLYDARETEDSFQSERTARQEEDIETQGSVENTENVSGPFDTAPTQQTSKSECHTNRKHRKPDAIEMKILRALEEDKPCSKMSFLLSLKPHLEKFDEQDYLQFQMGVLKVIENIYERRNILTAQPPPFTHYTPPMPYNNRFQAYSYSPMENAAPISSYHTHQIRPPPAAPNPTTFLEQPLQTSQGRSSYQRINKVPPPYPSPSTSSHEGPPSTTQFYNVFAESLSPQSDTSGWPRHLTGTAEAAGGPAAECHVAAWPGCAPLRLTAPHLTTPHHSTGRACCRRRSDPPPCSRLQMELSLIPRNGRGGRRVLPPPPDSH is encoded by the exons atggatgaaattgatactgaacttttgataaccttggtggaagtaagacctgttctgtgggacaaaactctagatgcgtatagagatcgtattgctacaaagaatgcttggcgggaagtttgcgtagcactgaagcaagattttgatgagatggaagacaaagataaaaatgcgtttg gtatagaagtaatacggaggtggaccaatctacgagactcctttgtgaagtcaaacataaaaattcaagctgcgaaaaaaagtggctcagcagcaaagaaaaagaaaaagtatgtatattctgatcagctgcagtttctaaaaaagctgtatgatgctcgagagacggaggacagttttcaatcggaacgcaccgccagacaggaagaagatatagaaacgcagggctccgtcgaaaatactgagaatgtttctgggccatttgatacagcacccacacaacaaacatccaaaagcgagtgccatacaaacagaaaacatagaaaacctgatgcaatcgaaatgaaaatattacgagctctggaagaagacaaaccttgcagcaaaatgtcatttttacttagtctgaagcctcatctggaaaaatttgatgaacaggattatcttcagtttcagatgggagtcctcaaagttatagaaaatatatatgaaaggagaaatatattgacagctcaacctcctccatttacccattacacacctcccatgccctataataatagatttcaagcttattcttattcacctatggaaaatgctgctccaatatcctcttaccatacgcatcagattcgtcctcctccagctgcaccaaacccaactacttttctcgaacaaccattacagacttctcaaggtcgcagttcttatcaacgaattaataaagtgccaccaccatacccttcgccttccacaagtagccatgaaggcccaccatcaacaacgcagttctacaacgtttttgcagagagcctgtcgccacaaagtgaca CCAGCGGCTGGCCGAGACACCTCACGGGCACAGCAGAGGCGGCGGGCGGCCCTGCAGCCGAGTGTCACGTCGCGGCCTGGCCTGGCTGCGCTCCGCTTcgcctcaccgcacctcacctcaccacaCCTCACCACTCCACCGGCCGCGCCTGCTGTCGCCGCAGGTCCGACCCTCCGCCGTGCAGCCGGCTGCAAATGGAATTGTCGCTAATACCGCGCAACGGCCGCGGCGGGCGACGTGTCCTTCCGCCGCCGCCGGACTCGCACTGA